TCGGCTTCGGATATTAAAGAAGGTCATGCCATGCTTGAACAAATAGAGCGGAGGCAACCAGAGATATTGAAAACAGCAGAGACCCTAGCAGCAGACAAGGGTTATGATGACACAAAGCTTATTGAAAAGTGCTGGGATAAGTATCAAATCAAACCGGTCATTGATATCCGTAATATGTGGAAAGACGGAGAAGAAACACGGTTGCTGAGCGGAAAGGAAAACGTAGTCTATAACTACAAAGGTAATGTATACTGCTATTGCCCGAAGACAAATACCCGGCGGGAGATGCCCAGTGGGGGATTTGAAAAAGACCGTAATACACTAAAGAAGCTATGCTGTGCCGAACATTACGGAATAGAATGTAAAGGCCGGGAACAATGCCCAGTAGCACAAGGGATACGTATACCCCTTTCAGAAGATCGGAGAATCTTTACGCCGATCGATCGAGCAAGCCAAAAGTGGGAAAAAGAATACGATAAGCGCACCAGCGTTGAGCGAGTAAACAGCCGTATTGACGTATCATTTGGCTTTGAACTGCATACGATCCGGGGCATGGCCAAGATGAAAATGCGATGTGGATTAGCATTATGTGTTATGTTAGCTATGGCGCTAGGACGAGTGAAAGAAAAGCAGGCAGATAAAATGAGAAGCTTGGTAGCTGCAGTTTAGCCACTATCATAAGTGAATAATAAATTTTAGAAAAGATATTCACAGGCCTAAATTGTGGATAACAGGACTTTTATGCTTTTTTAAAGGTTGAACTGTCAAAATATCTGTGATCCAAGTTTAAAACTTAAAAATTTAGAATGAGAAGTATTCCAATGTTATGACCTATAGAGAAAAAAAGAGTACAAAGCAAAAAGCTCCAGGGGGAAGATGTTTGGTTTATCTTTTGAGTATGATATAATTTAGTTAAGGTGGTGATTAACCCATGAAGTACATAAATGATAACAAAGACCTTACATATTCAGATCTTTTAGCTCTTCACGCATTTTCCGACCGGATTAAAAAAACGTTAGGAAATAATGTTCGAAGGATGATATTATTTGGCTCTAAAGCAAGAGGTACTTCCGGAATAAACTCCGATATAGACGTATTGATTTTGGTCAATAACGTAACTCGTAC
This region of Zhaonella formicivorans genomic DNA includes:
- a CDS encoding transposase — protein: MAIIPQLKLFSWNEIEGLGDLERLRLVLEYMPDEELMRLLEAKRGKGRDDYPVRAMWNSVLAGIVFQHDSVEKLRRELGRNGQLRDMCGFKGTAVPPAWVYTRFLKSIVEYTEELDNILDRLVEQLQEILPEFGKRLAIDSKAISSYAKQQNKNQTPDGRRDTDADYGKKEYKGVTEDGRLWEKIIKWFGYKLHLVVDATYELPVAFKVTKASASDIKEGHAMLEQIERRQPEILKTAETLAADKGYDDTKLIEKCWDKYQIKPVIDIRNMWKDGEETRLLSGKENVVYNYKGNVYCYCPKTNTRREMPSGGFEKDRNTLKKLCCAEHYGIECKGREQCPVAQGIRIPLSEDRRIFTPIDRASQKWEKEYDKRTSVERVNSRIDVSFGFELHTIRGMAKMKMRCGLALCVMLAMALGRVKEKQADKMRSLVAAV
- a CDS encoding nucleotidyltransferase domain-containing protein, which gives rise to MKYINDNKDLTYSDLLALHAFSDRIKKTLGNNVRRMILFGSKARGTSGINSDIDVLILVNNVTRTLKDQIFDVTANINLEYDVVVSPIIVTTDIYQKPEYRETYFYKATQEEGYIL